The following proteins are co-located in the Mus caroli chromosome 7, CAROLI_EIJ_v1.1, whole genome shotgun sequence genome:
- the LOC110298493 gene encoding olfactory receptor 483, protein MAFLQDGNHTAVTEFILLGLTDDPVLRVVLFTIILCIYLVTVFGNLSTILLIRVSSQLHHPMYFFLSHLASVDIGISSSVTPNMLVNFLLERSTISYIGCGIQLGSADFFASVECFLLAAMAYDRFMAVCNPLLYSTKMSTEVCVQLVVGSYVGGFLNASLIVMVYFFSFLFCGPNRIDHFFCDFAPLAELSCSDVSVSVLIISFSAGSVTLITVFVIAISYSYILITILKMHSTEGRHKAFSTCTSHLTAVTLYYGTITFIYVMPKSSFSTDQNKVVSVFYMVMIPMLNPLIYSLSNSEIKGALKKQLGMKTLS, encoded by the coding sequence ATGGCTTTCCTGCAGGATGGGAACCACACTGCAGTGACAGAGTTCATTTTATTGGGATTAACAGATGACCCAGTCCTCAGAGTTGTCCTCTTCACCATCATCTTGTGCATCTACCTGGTGACTGTGTTTGGCAACCTCAGCACCATCCTTCTCATCAGAGtctcttcccagctccatcaccccatgtatttttttctcagccacttggctTCTGTTGACATAGGCATTTCATCTTCTGTCACACCTAATATGCTTGTCAACTTCCTGCTGGAGAGAAGCACAATATCCTACATTGGATGTGGCATCCAGCTTGGCTCAGCTGATTTTTTTGCATCTGTTGAATGCTTCCTTTTGGCTGCCATGGCTTATGATCGCTTCATGGCAGTCTGCAACCCGCTGCTTTATTCCACCAAAATGTCCACAGAAGTCTGTGTCCAGCTGGTTGTGGGATCTTATGTAGGGGGTTTCCTTAATGCTTCCCTCATTGTCAtggtttactttttctcttttctcttctgtgggCCAAATAGAATCGAtcattttttctgtgattttgctCCTTTAGCAGAACTCTCCTGTTCTGATGTCAGTGTCTCTGTACTTATTATCTCATTTTCAGCTGGCTCAGTTACTTTGATTACAGTATTTGTCATAGCCATCTCCTATTCATACATCCTCATCACCATCCTGAAGATGCACTCCACTGAGGGCCGACAcaaggccttctccacctgcacctcccacctcactgcagtCACTCTCTATTATGGAACCATTACATTCATTTATGTGATGCCCAAGTCCAGCTTCTCCACAGACCAGAACAAGGTGGTGTCTGTGTTCTATATGGTGATGATCCCCATGTTGAATCCCCTTATCTACAGCCTCAGCAATAGTGAAATTAAAGGTGCCCTGAAGAAACAGCTTGGTATGAAAACACTTTCTTAA
- the LOC110298712 gene encoding LOW QUALITY PROTEIN: olfactory receptor 482-like (The sequence of the model RefSeq protein was modified relative to this genomic sequence to represent the inferred CDS: inserted 2 bases in 1 codon): MAFLGNGNHTAVTEFILLGLTDDPVLRVVLFTIILCIYLVTVSGNLSTILLITVSSQLHHRMYFFLSHLASVDLGYSSTVTPNMLFNFLVEKNTISYIGCSIQFGSAAFFGGLECFLLAVMAYDRFVAICNPLLYSIKMSTQVCVQLFVGSYIGSSINASFVXVSIFNLLFCGPNRINHFYCDFDPLIELSCSDVSVPVVVTSFSSGLITMITVFVIAVSYTYIIITILKMRSIEGRHKAFSTCTSHFTAVTLFYGTITFMYVMPKTRYSTDQNKVVSVFYLVVIPMLNPLIYSLRNNEIKGALKRQLGKKMFSQSNILFHKS; the protein is encoded by the exons ATGGCTTTCCTGGGCAATGGGAACCACACTGCAGTGACAGAGTTCATTTTATTGGGATTAACAGATGACCCAGTCCTCAGAGTTGTCCTCTTCACCATCATCCTGTGCATCTACCTGGTGACTGTGTCTGGGAACCTCAGCACCATCCTTCTCATCACAGTTTCTTCCCAGCTCCATCACCGTATGTACTTTTTCCTCAGCCACTTGGCTTCTGTTGACTTAGGCTACTCATCTACTGTCACACCCAATATGCTTTTTAACTTCCTGGTGGAGAAAAATACCATCTCCTACATTGGATGTTCTATACAGTTTGGCTCAGCTGCTTTCTTTGGAGGACTTGAATGCTTCCTTCTGGCTGTCATGGCTTATGATCGCTTTGTAGCAATCTGCAACCCACTGCTTTATTCCATCAAAATGTCCACACAAGTCTGTGTCCAGTTGTTTGTAGGATCTTATATAGGGAGTTCTATAAATGCTTCCTTTGT AGTTTCTATATTTAATTTGCTCTTCTGTGGACCAAATAGAATCAATCACTTTTACTGTGATTTTGATCCTTTGATTGAACTCTCCTGTTCTGATGTCAGTGTCCCTGTAGTTGTTACCTCATTTTCTTCTGGTTTAATTACTATGATCACAGTGTTTGTCATAGCCGTTTCCTATACCTATATAATCATCACCATCCTGAAGATGCGCTCCATTGAAGGCCGACACAAGGCATTCTCGACCTGCACCTCCCATTTCACTGCAGTCACTCTGTTCTATGGAACCATTACATTCATGTATGTGATGCCCAAGACCAGATACTCCACAGACCAGAACAAAGTGGTGTCTGTGTTCTACTTGGTGGTCATCCCCATGTTGAACCCCCTCATCTATAGCCTCAGGAATAATGAGATAAAGGGTGCTCTGAAGAGACAGCTtggtaagaaaatgttttctcagAGTAATATATTGTTTCATAAAAGTTAA
- the LOC110298542 gene encoding olfactory receptor 483-like, with protein MAFLQDGNHTAVTEFILLGLTDDPVLRVVLFTIILCIYLVTVSGNLSTILLIRVSSQLHHPMYFFLSHLASVDIGISSSVTPNMLVNFLLERSTISYIGCGIQLGSADFIASVECFLLAAMAYDRFMAVCNPLLYSTKMSTQVCVQLVVGSYIGGFLNASLIVTVYFFSFLFCGPNRIDHFFCDFAPLADLSCSDVSVSVLIISFSAGSVTMITVFVIAISYSYILITILKMRSTEGRHKAFSTCTSHLTAVTLYYGTVTFIYVMPKSSFSTDQNKVVSVFYMVMIPMLNPLIYSLSNNEIKGALKRKLGMKTRS; from the coding sequence ATGGCTTTCCTGCAGGATGGGAACCACACTGCAGTGACAGAGTTCATTTTACTGGGATTAACAGATGACCCAGTCCTCAGAGTTGTCCTCTTCACCATCATCTTGTGCATCTACCTGGTGACTGTGTCTGGGAACCTCAGCACCATCCTTCTCATCAGAGtctcttcccagctccatcaccccatgtacttttttctcagccacttggctTCTGTTGACATAGGCATTTCATCTTCTGTCACACCCAATATGCTTGTCAACTTCCTGCTGGAGAGAAGCACAATCTCCTACATTGGATGTGGCATCCAGCTTGGCTCAGCTGATTTCATTGCATCCGTTGAATGCTTCCTTTTGGCTGCCATGGCTTATGATCGCTTCATGGCAGTCTGCAACCCGCTGCTTTATTCCACCAAAATGTCCACACAAGTCTGTGTCCAGCTGGTCGTGGGATCTTATATAGGGGGTTTCCTTAATGCTTCCCTCATCGTCACggtttactttttctcttttctcttctgtgggCCAAATAGAATTGAtcattttttctgtgattttgctCCTTTAGCAGACCTCTCCTGTTCTGATGTCAGTGTCTCTGTACTTATTATCTCATTTTCAGCTGGCTCAGTTACTATGATTACAGTGTTTGTCATAGCCATCTCCTATTCCTACATCCTCATCACCATCCTGAAGATGCGCTCCACTGAGGGCCGACAcaaggccttctccacctgcacctcccacctcactgcagtCACTCTCTATTATGGAACTGTCACATTCATTTATGTGATGCCCAAGTCCAGCTTCTCCACAGACCAGAACAAGGTGGTGTCTGTGTTCTATATGGTGATGATCCCCATGTTGAACCCACTCATCTATAGCCTCAGCAATAATGAAATTAAAGGTGCTCTGAAGAGAAAGCTTGGTATGAAAACACGTTCTTAa